From Variovorax sp. PMC12, the proteins below share one genomic window:
- the fliF gene encoding flagellar basal-body MS-ring/collar protein FliF, producing MSTAAPAGEPPAAGNGLPPILERLRAQPKLPLIVGGAALVAAAAAFVLWSRTPDYKVLYTNVSDRDGGAIIASLQQMNVPYKFADGGGAILIAGDKVAETRLKLAAQGLPKAGGVGFELMDNQKFGTSQFAEQINYQRGLEGELARSIESIGSIESARVHLALPKPSLFVRDQKKPSASVVLNLMRGRSIDEGQVSAIVHMVSSSVPDLDAKSVTVVDQRGNLLSSARGTERGLDVSQLKYAQEIEQNYIRRIEAILQPIVGANNVRAQVAADIDFSVVEHTDEKYKPNQDPSQAAVRSQQSSESAQHNGAPPGGVPGALTNQPPVNPTAPIVGPRAPNAPGTPPPGTPGAPGAQGAQGATTASTAGAATGPSSTRKDTTTNYELDRTIRHVQQAAGGVKRLSVAVVVNNRDAVDAAGKVNSRALTPAELEQIRNLAKEAMGFSQDRGDSLNVVNSAFARDADSGPAPEVPFWRDRENIEIGKTVGQYLLYALIALFAWLAVLRPLTRRHAPAAPAPAPVAAVEPAAAPDPDTPSAEESLREREASRKKADMDYAHQLADKDPKLVAALIQHWMNTDE from the coding sequence ATGAGCACGGCGGCACCTGCCGGCGAGCCGCCGGCGGCCGGCAACGGCCTGCCACCGATCCTGGAACGCCTGCGCGCGCAGCCGAAGCTGCCGCTGATCGTCGGCGGCGCGGCCCTGGTGGCCGCGGCCGCCGCGTTCGTGCTGTGGAGCCGCACGCCCGACTACAAGGTGCTCTATACCAATGTGTCGGACCGCGACGGCGGCGCGATCATCGCGTCGCTGCAGCAGATGAACGTTCCCTACAAGTTCGCCGATGGCGGCGGCGCGATCCTGATCGCCGGCGACAAGGTCGCGGAAACGCGCCTCAAGCTCGCGGCCCAGGGCCTGCCCAAGGCCGGCGGCGTCGGCTTCGAACTGATGGACAACCAGAAGTTCGGCACCAGCCAGTTCGCCGAGCAGATCAACTACCAGCGCGGGCTGGAAGGAGAGCTGGCGCGCTCCATCGAATCCATCGGCAGCATCGAGTCGGCCCGGGTGCACCTGGCGCTGCCCAAGCCGTCGCTGTTCGTGCGCGACCAGAAGAAGCCTTCGGCCTCCGTGGTGCTGAACCTGATGCGCGGGCGCAGCATCGACGAAGGCCAGGTCAGCGCCATCGTGCACATGGTCTCCAGCAGCGTGCCCGACCTGGACGCCAAGAGCGTGACCGTGGTCGACCAGCGCGGCAACCTGCTGTCTTCCGCGCGCGGCACCGAGCGCGGGCTGGACGTGAGCCAGCTCAAGTACGCGCAGGAGATCGAGCAGAACTACATCCGCCGCATCGAGGCCATCCTGCAACCCATCGTGGGCGCGAACAACGTGCGCGCCCAGGTCGCGGCCGACATCGACTTCTCGGTGGTCGAGCACACCGACGAGAAGTACAAGCCCAACCAGGACCCGTCGCAGGCCGCCGTGCGCAGCCAGCAGTCGAGCGAGTCGGCGCAGCACAACGGCGCCCCGCCCGGCGGCGTGCCCGGCGCCCTGACCAACCAGCCGCCGGTGAACCCGACGGCACCCATCGTCGGCCCGCGCGCGCCCAACGCCCCCGGCACGCCGCCGCCCGGAACGCCAGGTGCGCCCGGCGCCCAGGGCGCCCAAGGTGCGACCACCGCCTCCACCGCGGGCGCGGCCACCGGCCCGAGCAGCACCCGCAAGGACACCACCACCAACTACGAACTCGACCGCACCATCCGCCACGTCCAGCAGGCCGCCGGCGGCGTGAAGCGGCTGTCGGTCGCGGTGGTCGTGAACAACCGCGACGCGGTCGATGCCGCCGGCAAGGTCAACAGCCGCGCGCTCACGCCCGCCGAGCTGGAGCAGATCCGCAACCTGGCGAAGGAAGCCATGGGCTTCAGCCAGGACCGCGGCGACTCGCTCAACGTGGTCAACAGCGCCTTCGCCCGCGACGCCGACAGCGGCCCCGCGCCCGAAGTACCGTTCTGGCGCGACCGCGAGAACATCGAGATCGGCAAGACGGTGGGCCAGTACCTGCTGTATGCGCTGATCGCGCTGTTCGCCTGGCTGGCCGTGCTGCGGCCGCTGACGCGCCGCCATGCGCCCGCCGCGCCGGCACCGGCCCCCGTGGCCGCCGTCGAGCCGGCCGCCGCGCCCGACCCCGACACGCCGTCCGCCGAGGAGAGCCTGCGCGAACGCGAGGCCAGCCGCAAGAAGGCCGACATGGACTATGCCCACCAGCTCGCCGACAAGGATCCGAAGCTGGTGGCCGCCCTGATCCAGCACTGGATGAACACCGATGAGTAG
- the fliE gene encoding flagellar hook-basal body complex protein FliE, producing MSISAIESVLQQMRVTALNTGIAPASAAPAEAGGGFAAELKRSLANISNAQQGAYAQAESFEMGKPGVALNDVMVDLQKANVAFQTGLQVRNRLVGAYQEVMSLQA from the coding sequence ATGTCGATCAGCGCCATCGAATCCGTCCTGCAGCAGATGCGCGTCACCGCGCTCAACACCGGCATCGCGCCCGCGAGCGCCGCGCCCGCCGAGGCCGGCGGCGGCTTTGCCGCGGAGCTGAAGCGCTCGCTCGCCAACATCAGCAACGCCCAGCAAGGCGCCTATGCGCAGGCCGAGTCCTTCGAAATGGGCAAGCCGGGCGTGGCGCTCAACGACGTGATGGTCGACCTGCAGAAGGCCAACGTGGCGTTCCAGACCGGATTGCAGGTGCGCAACCGCCTGGTGGGCGCCTACCAGGAGGTGATGAGCCTGCAGGCCTGA
- a CDS encoding FliC/FljB family flagellin, with translation MAQVINTNSLSLLTQNNLNKSQSALNSAIERLSSGMRINSAKDDAAGQAIANRFTANIKGLTQATRNANDGISIAQTTEGALTEVNNNLQRIRELSVQAGTGTNSATDLDSIQGEITQRLNEINRVSEQTQFNGVKVLSANAGKLTVQVGANDGETIDIDLQEISAKTLGLDGFNVNGKGVSANVKANVNDLTKAGATGTGPYTVTTSFAKVTAEQAVDAMQDGNTAVVGATTYKYDATAGNFTTTATVATGAPTTAFAATLLPTAGNKFSGTFTGASGSTNFEVDSTGAITIGGQAAYISGGNLTTNNVGAPPAATAATLFGGADTGAGASSIKLNGTTYNFAAGANSGFTYTKTVSKDDVKTAVAGAASTVNLGQGIFASTVTFAAAGGLSSDTYMDNDKEMTKTASYTTDYAVNAVNGEVTVASTTGTGKYAAQVGATAYINSAGKLTTDTTSKGTKTTDPLAALDAALAKVDTLRGSLGAVQNRFDSVIANLGTTVTNLSSSRSRIQDADYAVEVSNMTRAQILQQAGTSVLSQANQTTQGVLSLLR, from the coding sequence ATGGCGCAAGTCATCAACACGAACAGCCTTTCTCTGCTCACGCAGAACAACCTGAACAAGTCGCAGTCGGCCTTGAACAGCGCCATCGAGCGGCTGTCGTCCGGCATGCGCATCAACAGCGCCAAGGACGATGCAGCCGGCCAGGCCATCGCCAACCGCTTCACGGCCAACATCAAGGGCCTGACGCAAGCAACGCGCAACGCCAACGACGGCATCTCGATCGCTCAGACGACCGAAGGCGCGCTGACCGAAGTCAACAACAACCTGCAGCGCATCCGCGAACTGTCGGTGCAAGCCGGCACGGGCACGAACTCGGCGACCGACCTGGACTCGATCCAGGGTGAAATCACCCAGCGCCTGAACGAAATCAACCGCGTGTCGGAACAGACCCAGTTCAACGGCGTGAAGGTCCTGTCGGCCAACGCCGGCAAGCTGACCGTGCAAGTCGGCGCGAACGATGGCGAAACCATCGACATCGACCTGCAGGAAATCAGCGCCAAGACCCTGGGCCTGGACGGCTTCAACGTCAACGGCAAGGGCGTTTCCGCCAACGTCAAGGCCAACGTCAACGACCTGACCAAGGCCGGCGCCACCGGCACGGGCCCCTACACCGTGACGACCAGCTTCGCCAAGGTGACGGCCGAGCAGGCAGTCGACGCCATGCAGGACGGCAACACCGCCGTCGTGGGTGCGACCACCTACAAGTACGACGCTACCGCCGGCAACTTCACGACGACCGCCACGGTCGCCACCGGCGCGCCCACCACGGCTTTCGCCGCGACGCTGCTGCCGACGGCCGGCAACAAGTTCTCCGGTACGTTCACGGGCGCCAGCGGCTCCACGAACTTCGAAGTCGACAGCACCGGCGCGATCACGATCGGCGGCCAGGCAGCCTACATCTCCGGCGGCAACCTGACGACCAACAACGTCGGCGCTCCCCCGGCGGCCACCGCTGCAACGCTGTTCGGCGGTGCCGACACCGGCGCCGGCGCTTCGAGCATCAAGCTCAACGGCACGACCTACAACTTCGCTGCTGGCGCCAACTCCGGCTTCACGTACACCAAGACGGTGTCGAAGGACGACGTCAAGACCGCCGTTGCCGGCGCTGCTTCCACTGTCAACCTCGGCCAGGGCATCTTCGCCTCGACCGTGACGTTCGCTGCGGCCGGTGGCCTGTCCAGCGACACGTACATGGACAACGACAAGGAAATGACCAAGACCGCGTCGTACACCACCGACTACGCAGTCAACGCGGTCAACGGCGAAGTGACCGTTGCCTCGACGACCGGTACCGGCAAGTACGCCGCACAGGTCGGCGCCACGGCATACATCAACTCGGCCGGCAAGCTGACCACGGACACGACCAGCAAGGGCACGAAGACGACCGACCCGCTGGCTGCCCTGGACGCGGCCCTGGCCAAGGTCGACACGCTGCGCGGCTCGCTGGGCGCGGTGCAGAACCGTTTCGACTCCGTGATCGCCAACCTCGGCACCACGGTGACCAACCTGTCGTCGTCGCGTTCGCGCATCCAGGACGCCGACTACGCGGTCGAAGTGTCGAACATGACGCGCGCCCAGATCCTGCAGCAAGCAGGTACCTCGGTGCTGTCGCAAGCCAACCAGACCACGCAAGGCGTGCTGTCGCTCCTGCGTTGA
- a CDS encoding flagellar protein FlaG: MLNPVPANSVKESQWTQLLLGDVAGAGARGAATAEKDDAKEQATPVQVEQAVRQVNKALSLREVGLRFEVDKDTDKVIVKVVDRASGEVIRQIPNEEVVRMAKLMSDGKGLLVDHAA; this comes from the coding sequence ATGTTGAACCCCGTGCCGGCGAACTCCGTGAAAGAAAGCCAGTGGACGCAACTGCTCCTCGGTGACGTTGCGGGTGCGGGTGCGCGCGGCGCGGCCACGGCCGAGAAGGACGACGCGAAGGAACAGGCGACGCCGGTGCAGGTGGAGCAGGCGGTGCGCCAGGTGAACAAGGCGCTCTCGCTTCGCGAGGTTGGCCTGCGGTTCGAGGTCGACAAGGACACCGACAAAGTCATCGTCAAGGTGGTGGATCGCGCCAGCGGCGAGGTCATCCGCCAGATCCCCAATGAAGAAGTCGTGCGCATGGCGAAGCTGATGAGCGACGGCAAAGGCCTCCTGGTGGACCACGCGGCCTGA
- the fliD gene encoding flagellar filament capping protein FliD, which yields MATITSLGVGANLDLATLLTKLETAESQPLVALQAKAKSYTSKLSAYGTIQSALGTLQAAAKKLGDPTLFQSVTGTPTVSGILSASSTDVSSAGSYTIDVSQLAQAQTLVSAGQVDTKTAIGSGKITIDFGAITGGTLNAATGQYTGAAFTADASQPAKSITIDSSNNTLEGIRKAINDANAGVTAAIVSDGSGAPNRLVLTSTATGEKSSMRISVDGDAALQGLLNNDPAGTQNLKQTAAAQNAKLNVNGIDVTSATNTVKDAIQGTTLTLVGTGKTGLAMKENSAGVKTAINDFVKAYNSLQSTAKTLTAYDATTKTAAALVGDSTLRNLQTRIRQALTTPQAGGVNDMKVLTEIGVAFQKDGTLAVDSDKLDKALGANLKGVANLFSSATGSTGGYGKQIDAIVTDLNANALKVASDGVTSTIKKLDDQYDAMQVRVDSTVDRYRKQFNQLDVLIGKLNNTKSYLTQQFDALTKSSK from the coding sequence ATGGCAACCATCACCAGTCTCGGCGTCGGCGCCAATCTCGACCTCGCAACCCTGCTCACGAAACTCGAGACGGCCGAGAGCCAGCCGCTGGTGGCGTTGCAGGCCAAGGCCAAGAGCTACACGAGCAAGCTGTCGGCCTACGGCACGATCCAGAGCGCGCTCGGCACGCTGCAGGCGGCCGCCAAGAAGCTGGGCGACCCGACGCTGTTCCAGAGCGTGACCGGCACGCCCACGGTCAGCGGCATTCTTTCCGCGTCTTCCACCGACGTGAGCTCGGCCGGCAGCTACACCATCGACGTGTCGCAGCTCGCGCAGGCGCAGACCCTGGTGAGCGCGGGCCAGGTCGATACCAAGACCGCCATCGGCAGCGGCAAGATCACCATCGACTTCGGCGCCATCACCGGCGGCACGCTCAATGCCGCGACCGGCCAGTACACCGGCGCCGCCTTCACCGCGGATGCGAGCCAGCCCGCCAAGTCGATCACCATCGATTCGAGCAACAACACGCTCGAAGGAATCCGCAAGGCGATCAACGACGCCAACGCCGGCGTGACCGCGGCGATCGTGAGCGACGGCAGCGGCGCGCCCAACCGGCTGGTGCTGACCTCCACGGCGACCGGCGAAAAGTCGAGCATGCGCATCTCGGTGGACGGCGACGCGGCGCTGCAGGGCCTGCTGAACAACGACCCGGCCGGCACGCAGAACCTGAAGCAGACGGCGGCGGCGCAGAACGCCAAGCTCAACGTCAACGGCATCGACGTGACCAGCGCGACCAACACCGTCAAGGACGCCATCCAGGGCACCACGCTCACGCTGGTGGGCACCGGCAAGACCGGCCTGGCGATGAAGGAGAACTCGGCCGGCGTGAAGACGGCGATCAACGATTTCGTGAAGGCCTACAACAGCCTGCAGAGCACCGCCAAGACGCTCACCGCCTACGACGCGACCACCAAGACGGCCGCCGCGCTGGTGGGCGACAGCACGCTGCGCAACCTGCAGACGCGCATCCGCCAGGCGCTCACCACGCCGCAGGCCGGCGGCGTGAACGACATGAAGGTGCTCACCGAGATCGGCGTGGCCTTCCAGAAGGACGGCACGCTGGCCGTGGACTCCGACAAGCTCGACAAGGCCCTGGGCGCCAACCTGAAGGGCGTGGCCAACCTGTTCTCCAGTGCGACCGGCAGCACGGGCGGCTACGGCAAGCAGATCGACGCGATCGTGACCGACCTCAACGCCAACGCCCTGAAGGTGGCCAGCGACGGCGTGACCTCGACGATCAAGAAGCTCGACGACCAGTACGACGCGATGCAGGTGCGCGTGGACTCCACGGTCGACCGCTACCGCAAGCAGTTCAACCAGCTCGACGTGCTGATCGGCAAGCTGAACAACACCAAGAGCTACCTCACGCAGCAGTTCGACGCGCTGACCAAGAGCAGCAAGTAA
- the fliS gene encoding flagellar export chaperone FliS, whose protein sequence is MYTSHNMRTGAGAYARVGVETSVMSASPHQLIVMLFDGAKTAIGMARHHMAAGEIEAKGKAISKAIGIVDNGLKAGLDAQAAGEAGAELVGNLSALYDYIVQRLFRANLHNDVQALDEADRLLENIASAWREIDDRARG, encoded by the coding sequence ATGTACACCTCTCACAACATGCGCACCGGCGCCGGCGCTTATGCGCGCGTCGGCGTGGAAACGAGCGTGATGAGCGCGTCGCCGCACCAGCTCATCGTCATGCTTTTCGACGGCGCCAAGACCGCCATCGGCATGGCCAGGCATCACATGGCGGCCGGCGAGATCGAAGCCAAGGGCAAGGCGATCTCCAAGGCCATCGGCATCGTGGACAACGGCCTGAAGGCCGGCCTCGATGCACAGGCAGCCGGCGAGGCCGGTGCCGAACTCGTGGGCAACCTGTCGGCGCTGTACGACTACATCGTCCAGCGTCTGTTCCGGGCCAACCTGCACAACGACGTGCAGGCCCTGGACGAGGCCGACCGGCTGCTCGAGAACATCGCTTCCGCCTGGCGGGAAATCGATGACCGGGCCCGCGGCTGA
- a CDS encoding flagellar protein FliT: protein MLELARDKDWGRLPELEARCSAIVDRLKVIEPIGTLEAVEVERVLYLLDRIRAEQTEVSELIKPQLDELISRMGYLSQQKNLGRAYGLTH, encoded by the coding sequence ATGCTGGAACTCGCACGCGACAAGGATTGGGGCCGGCTGCCCGAGCTCGAGGCCCGCTGCTCGGCCATCGTCGACCGGCTCAAGGTCATCGAGCCCATCGGGACGCTGGAGGCGGTGGAAGTGGAGCGGGTCCTGTATCTGCTCGACCGCATCCGCGCCGAACAGACCGAGGTGTCGGAACTGATCAAGCCGCAGCTCGATGAGCTCATCAGCCGCATGGGCTATCTCAGCCAGCAGAAGAATCTGGGCAGGGCCTACGGGCTGACGCACTGA
- the fliK gene encoding flagellar hook-length control protein FliK: MSALAGLVDALLAARLTPRLDVLGIKPETTIGAPGPAIAVGKVANDVRLPSNAALDRQIPAGSPGGAAHASSGAGPSAATQLSLAARVIGAVLADLQAEPGPVRGAAPLSAARQPATAQALAGTLAQTVSNSGLFYESHLAEFAAGGRSLAQMAQEPQAKWSVPLAAAAARPAAAAAAAVAQAVLADMPEIAPAMPAAAGAPAAAAAQTPAAVPGAMVPNAPATAAATADAKPNPDGSAPSGMSGKSDASGAADAAPSADAARVQAAYRQPGAATADAMQAHRASQAEAARQSDSQAAPPASRSANSAEVIHPQAVALVHQQLDLLASANFRWSGQAWPDVPMSWSIEEEWRQPDARGGADSQDEATRRWSTTVSLVLPRLGEVDLRLSLTGASVQAHLSAREADTMARLRDDAGRLTQRFEAAGLQLQQLQVTAKAYA; this comes from the coding sequence ATGAGTGCACTTGCCGGACTTGTCGATGCATTGCTGGCCGCCCGGCTGACGCCGCGGCTGGACGTGCTCGGCATCAAGCCCGAGACCACCATCGGTGCTCCGGGCCCGGCCATTGCGGTCGGCAAGGTCGCGAACGATGTGCGGCTGCCCTCCAACGCGGCGCTCGACCGGCAGATTCCGGCCGGGAGCCCGGGCGGGGCGGCGCATGCGTCTTCCGGCGCGGGACCCTCGGCCGCGACGCAGCTTTCGCTGGCGGCGCGCGTGATTGGCGCCGTGCTGGCCGACCTGCAGGCGGAGCCGGGGCCGGTGCGCGGCGCCGCGCCGTTGTCGGCGGCCCGGCAGCCCGCGACCGCCCAGGCGCTGGCGGGCACGCTGGCGCAGACGGTGTCGAACAGCGGGCTCTTCTACGAGTCGCACCTCGCGGAGTTCGCCGCGGGCGGACGATCGCTGGCGCAGATGGCGCAGGAGCCGCAGGCGAAGTGGTCGGTGCCGCTGGCCGCAGCTGCCGCCAGACCGGCAGCTGCGGCTGCGGCTGCCGTGGCGCAAGCTGTGCTGGCCGACATGCCCGAGATCGCTCCCGCGATGCCGGCGGCTGCCGGAGCACCCGCTGCCGCGGCCGCACAGACGCCGGCCGCCGTGCCCGGCGCGATGGTGCCGAATGCGCCCGCCACGGCCGCTGCGACGGCTGATGCCAAACCGAATCCAGATGGTTCCGCACCTTCTGGTATGTCCGGCAAGAGCGACGCTTCCGGCGCGGCCGACGCCGCGCCATCCGCCGATGCCGCCCGCGTGCAGGCGGCCTATCGCCAGCCTGGTGCCGCGACTGCCGATGCCATGCAGGCGCATCGCGCGAGCCAGGCGGAAGCCGCGCGCCAGTCCGACAGCCAGGCCGCTCCGCCTGCTTCGCGCAGCGCGAACAGCGCCGAAGTGATCCATCCGCAAGCGGTGGCGCTCGTGCACCAGCAGCTCGATCTGCTGGCGAGCGCCAATTTCCGCTGGAGCGGGCAGGCCTGGCCCGATGTGCCGATGTCATGGTCGATCGAGGAAGAATGGCGCCAGCCCGACGCGCGTGGCGGCGCCGATTCGCAAGACGAGGCCACGCGCCGCTGGTCGACCACGGTGTCGCTGGTGCTGCCGCGCCTGGGCGAGGTCGACCTGCGCCTGAGCCTGACCGGCGCCAGCGTGCAGGCACACCTGTCCGCCCGCGAGGCCGACACCATGGCGCGCCTGCGGGACGACGCCGGCCGGCTGACCCAGCGTTTCGAGGCCGCCGGCCTGCAGCTGCAGCAGTTGCAGGTCACGGCGAAGGCTTATGCATGA
- a CDS encoding EscU/YscU/HrcU family type III secretion system export apparatus switch protein, with translation MNGAPANRNSAVALSYADKTKAPVVVAKGYGVVAESIMRQARENGLYVHASADLVRLLMQVNLDQQIPPQLYRAVAEVMAWIYGLEGQGESHAGHQIET, from the coding sequence ATGAACGGCGCGCCTGCCAACCGCAACAGCGCGGTCGCGCTGTCGTATGCGGACAAGACCAAGGCACCCGTCGTCGTGGCCAAGGGCTACGGCGTGGTCGCCGAATCGATCATGCGCCAGGCGCGCGAGAACGGGCTGTATGTGCACGCGTCCGCGGACCTCGTGAGGCTCCTGATGCAGGTCAACCTCGACCAGCAGATCCCGCCGCAGCTCTACCGCGCGGTTGCCGAAGTGATGGCATGGATATATGGCCTGGAAGGCCAGGGCGAATCGCACGCCGGACACCAAATTGAAACATGA
- the flhD gene encoding flagellar transcriptional regulator FlhD has product MEIDVENCNPSANGVISKEIGEINLAYMLLAQKLVKQDRAEAMFRLGVGRELADLLANMSLSQIVKLAASNFLLCSFRLDDRPMFAVVGEGKEPALQQAHMSILMAARQAQSQAASASQMREPGAAAA; this is encoded by the coding sequence ATGGAAATAGACGTGGAAAATTGCAATCCCAGTGCAAACGGTGTGATTTCGAAGGAAATCGGCGAGATTAATCTGGCCTATATGCTGCTTGCCCAGAAGCTGGTCAAACAAGACCGGGCAGAGGCCATGTTTCGCCTCGGAGTGGGGCGCGAACTCGCCGATCTGCTGGCGAACATGTCGCTCAGCCAGATCGTCAAGCTGGCTGCATCCAACTTCCTGTTGTGCAGCTTCAGGCTCGACGACAGGCCGATGTTCGCGGTGGTCGGCGAAGGCAAGGAGCCCGCGCTCCAGCAGGCGCACATGTCGATCCTGATGGCCGCGCGCCAGGCGCAGTCGCAGGCGGCATCGGCATCGCAGATGCGCGAACCTGGAGCGGCGGCCGCATGA
- the flhC gene encoding flagellar transcriptional regulator FlhC translates to MTRKSVLGEVREVQLAVELIGLGARLQFLEAAVALSRERLIRLYKELKGVSPPKGLLPFSTDWYMTWLANIHLSMFYNIYRFMLDEADESELPALIKAYRLYTEQVGSQGGEVVLDFTRAETMVRFFDSDMLQLSTCCRCGGHFVAHAHDNKNGYVCVLCRPPSRAGKARKPKVAEVRRGGLISVGPVLDIGGAV, encoded by the coding sequence ATGACCCGCAAGAGCGTCCTTGGCGAAGTCCGAGAGGTGCAGCTCGCTGTCGAGCTGATCGGGCTGGGCGCCCGCCTGCAGTTCCTGGAAGCTGCCGTCGCGTTGAGCCGGGAGCGCTTGATCCGCCTGTACAAGGAACTCAAGGGCGTCTCGCCGCCCAAGGGCCTGCTGCCGTTCTCTACCGACTGGTACATGACCTGGCTGGCCAACATCCACTTGTCGATGTTCTACAACATCTACCGCTTCATGCTCGACGAGGCGGACGAGAGCGAACTGCCCGCGCTCATCAAGGCCTACCGCCTCTACACCGAGCAGGTCGGCTCGCAGGGCGGCGAGGTGGTGCTCGATTTCACCCGCGCCGAAACGATGGTGCGTTTCTTCGACAGCGACATGCTGCAGCTGAGCACCTGCTGCCGGTGCGGCGGCCACTTCGTGGCGCATGCGCACGACAACAAGAACGGTTATGTGTGTGTCCTGTGCCGTCCGCCTTCGCGCGCGGGCAAGGCACGAAAGCCCAAGGTCGCCGAAGTGCGGCGGGGCGGACTGATCTCCGTGGGACCGGTGCTCGACATCGGGGGCGCGGTCTAG
- the motA gene encoding flagellar motor stator protein MotA, with the protein MLVLVGYLVVIGAVFGGYALMGGHFGVLFQPVELLMIGGSALGAFIAGNNGKTIKATIKELPLLLRSSKHNRQLYMDLLALLYELLAKARKEGMMKLEADVEDPGSSEIFLRYPNILAHEGITVFLCDYLRLVISGNTDAHEIEALMDHEIETIRHEAEVPGHSLSRVADALPALGIVAAVMGVVHALASADLPPSEMGALIAHAMVGTFLGVLLAYGFVSPLATLVEQKVEEGMKIYQCAKVTLLASLNGYAPQLAVEFGRKVLFSTERPSFTELDDHVREVKAR; encoded by the coding sequence GTGCTGGTTCTGGTTGGATATCTCGTGGTGATCGGTGCCGTGTTCGGGGGCTATGCCCTCATGGGCGGGCACTTCGGCGTCCTGTTCCAGCCGGTGGAGTTGCTCATGATCGGCGGCTCCGCGCTGGGTGCCTTCATTGCCGGCAACAACGGCAAGACCATCAAGGCGACCATCAAGGAGCTGCCGCTGCTGCTGCGCTCCTCCAAGCACAACCGCCAGCTCTACATGGACCTGCTGGCGCTGCTGTACGAGCTGCTCGCCAAGGCCCGCAAGGAGGGCATGATGAAGCTGGAGGCCGACGTCGAGGACCCGGGCTCGAGCGAAATCTTCCTGCGCTATCCGAACATCCTGGCGCACGAGGGCATCACCGTCTTCCTGTGCGACTACCTGCGCCTGGTCATCAGCGGCAACACCGACGCGCACGAGATCGAGGCGCTCATGGACCACGAGATCGAGACCATCCGCCACGAGGCCGAGGTGCCTGGCCACAGCCTCTCGCGCGTGGCCGACGCGTTGCCGGCGCTGGGCATCGTCGCCGCCGTGATGGGCGTGGTGCACGCGCTCGCCTCGGCCGACCTGCCGCCTTCGGAAATGGGCGCGCTCATTGCCCACGCGATGGTCGGCACCTTCCTGGGCGTGCTGCTGGCGTACGGCTTCGTGTCGCCGCTGGCCACGCTGGTCGAACAGAAGGTGGAAGAGGGCATGAAGATCTACCAGTGCGCCAAGGTCACGCTGCTGGCCAGCCTCAACGGCTACGCGCCGCAGCTTGCGGTGGAGTTCGGCCGCAAGGTGCTTTTCTCGACGGAGCGCCCGTCGTTCACCGAGCTGGACGACCACGTCCGCGAGGTCAAGGCGCGCTGA